In the Quercus lobata isolate SW786 chromosome 5, ValleyOak3.0 Primary Assembly, whole genome shotgun sequence genome, one interval contains:
- the LOC115992450 gene encoding dof zinc finger protein DOF1.5-like has product MANNVQGGQEDVPGIKLFGTTITLQNRQVKEEQKGCSDQRLLLESKRPDKIIPCPRCKSMETKFCYFNNYNVNQPRHFCKGCQRYWTAGGALRNVPVGAGRRKTKPACHGLGLAGFSEGCLYDAASGLHQFDDLDDVVEEWHMVTTQQGGFSQVFPVKRRRINASGGQTCT; this is encoded by the coding sequence ATGGCTAACAACGTCCAAGGAGGCCAAGAAGATGTTCCGGGAATCAAGCTTTTTGGGACAACAATAACCTTGCAAAATAGACAAGTAAAGGAAGAACAAAAAGGTTGTTCTGATCAAAGACTACTGTTGGAGAGTAAGAGACCAGACAAGATCATACCGTGCCCAAGGTGCAAGAGCATGGAGACCAAATTTTGTTACTTCAATAATTACAACGTTAACCAGCCTAGACATTTCTGCAAGGGCTGCCAGAGGTACTGGACTGCCGGTGGGGCCCTCCGGAACGTGCCGGTCGGGGCCGGCCGACGTAAAACCAAGCCGGCCTGCCACGGCCTAGGGCTAGCCGGGTTCTCTGAGGGTTGCTTGTATGATGCTGCTTCTGGGTTGCACCAATttgatgatttggatgatgTGGTGGAGGAGTGGCATATGGTCACCACGCAACAAGGCGGTTTCAGCCAAGTTTTCCCCGTCAAGCGGCGGAGGATTAA